The Xanthomonas sontii genome contains a region encoding:
- a CDS encoding M1 family metallopeptidase, giving the protein MPALSRRVLFSVLALCCGAACAQAPDAVPTGRLPNWAVPEHYALDLKIDPERTDFDGTATLRVRLERASDHLWLHGKELRVSKATLRTADGASFPVRYTQADAQAGVARIAFGRTLQPQELTLTIVYSAPFNQQLQGLYQVKAQGHAYALTQMEPISARYAFPGFDEPALKTPFALRLTVPEGEQALANTRAESTEPAGKGWKTVRFAETVPLPTYLVAYAVGPWDVVDGPALPATPQRPQSTPLRGVAAQGQGPRIRRALQQTPEIITALEDYYDFGYPFDKLDLVAAPDFSAGAMENPGFVTFRDWLLLLDEDSPRHNVEGSFNVTAHELAHQWTGDTVTMAWWDDLWLNEAFATWMQQKITMRLRPQYRADLDRISAAHDAMNNDSLVSARKIRQPITGNGDIETAFDSITYRKGAAVLGMFEQFVGEDTFRSGMRSYIRAHRFGNATAEDLVDAIAAAAGKGEGVKAAFRSFLDQPGVPYLQARLQPQAGGAVLHLHQQRFLPLGSRGSAEQTWGVPVCVKYGTRQGVRRACQMLSSSDGRLALAGADADSWVMPNAGGTGYYRFALPKPQLTVLGRHLDALDDAEKLAYADAIDSAFRTGEADTADVIAAMQQLAPAKATAVATAMNDRIAWIWRVLARDEAQRAMLRQATDAAFGARLQALGDRRRAGDSDDDVALRSDLAELLGVTMGVPAVRQALLAQGDAVLAGKGGALDFAAANPDLLGAALTVAVQARGAPAVDALIAALRGHGEPAQRNAMIEALGAVQDPQQVQKVRDFALTDAIKVGEMNSLLMGAHAEPATHASMWPWYTAHFDRIVARSGSFDGGRLPALAASGGCDAAEADRLEAFFTPRLKALSGADRGLAQTAETIRLCSALQARQRAAFSPH; this is encoded by the coding sequence ATGCCAGCTCTGTCCCGTCGCGTGCTGTTCTCCGTCCTCGCGCTGTGCTGCGGCGCGGCCTGTGCGCAGGCCCCCGATGCGGTGCCGACCGGACGCCTGCCGAATTGGGCGGTGCCGGAGCACTATGCGCTGGACCTGAAGATCGATCCGGAGCGCACCGACTTCGACGGCACCGCCACCCTGCGCGTGCGCCTGGAGCGCGCCTCCGACCATCTGTGGCTGCACGGCAAGGAGTTGCGGGTGAGCAAGGCCACGCTGCGCACCGCCGATGGTGCGTCGTTCCCGGTTCGCTACACCCAGGCCGACGCGCAGGCCGGCGTGGCCCGCATCGCCTTCGGGCGCACCCTGCAGCCGCAGGAGCTGACCCTGACCATCGTCTACAGCGCGCCGTTCAATCAGCAGTTGCAGGGCCTCTACCAGGTCAAGGCGCAGGGGCATGCCTACGCCTTGACGCAGATGGAGCCGATCAGTGCGCGCTACGCCTTCCCCGGCTTCGACGAGCCGGCGCTGAAGACGCCGTTCGCCCTGCGCCTGACCGTGCCCGAGGGCGAGCAGGCGCTGGCCAATACCCGCGCCGAGTCCACCGAGCCGGCAGGCAAGGGCTGGAAGACCGTGCGCTTCGCCGAGACCGTGCCGCTGCCGACCTACCTGGTGGCTTACGCGGTCGGGCCGTGGGACGTGGTCGACGGGCCGGCGCTGCCGGCCACGCCGCAGCGCCCGCAGTCCACCCCCTTGCGCGGCGTCGCTGCACAAGGACAGGGCCCGCGCATCCGGCGCGCGCTGCAGCAGACGCCGGAGATCATCACCGCGCTGGAGGACTACTACGACTTCGGCTATCCGTTCGACAAGCTGGATCTGGTGGCCGCGCCGGACTTCTCCGCCGGCGCGATGGAGAATCCCGGTTTCGTCACCTTCCGCGACTGGCTGCTGTTGCTGGACGAGGATTCGCCGCGGCACAACGTCGAGGGCTCGTTCAACGTCACCGCGCACGAGCTGGCGCACCAATGGACCGGCGACACGGTGACCATGGCCTGGTGGGACGACCTGTGGCTCAACGAGGCCTTCGCCACCTGGATGCAGCAGAAGATCACCATGCGCCTGCGGCCGCAGTACCGCGCCGACCTGGACCGCATCAGTGCCGCGCATGACGCGATGAACAACGACAGCCTGGTCAGCGCGCGCAAGATCCGCCAGCCGATCACCGGCAATGGCGACATCGAGACCGCCTTCGACAGCATCACCTACCGCAAGGGCGCCGCGGTGCTGGGCATGTTCGAACAGTTCGTCGGCGAGGATACCTTCCGCAGCGGCATGCGCAGCTACATCCGCGCGCACCGCTTCGGCAACGCCACTGCCGAAGATCTGGTCGACGCCATCGCCGCCGCGGCCGGCAAGGGCGAGGGTGTCAAGGCCGCGTTCCGCAGCTTCCTCGATCAGCCGGGCGTGCCTTACCTGCAGGCGCGCCTGCAGCCGCAGGCCGGCGGTGCGGTGCTGCACCTGCACCAGCAGCGTTTCCTGCCGCTGGGGTCGCGTGGCAGCGCCGAGCAGACCTGGGGCGTGCCGGTCTGCGTCAAGTACGGCACGCGCCAGGGCGTGCGCCGTGCTTGCCAGATGCTGTCTTCCAGCGACGGCCGCCTCGCGCTCGCTGGTGCCGATGCCGACAGCTGGGTGATGCCGAATGCCGGCGGCACCGGCTACTACCGCTTCGCCCTGCCCAAGCCGCAGCTGACCGTGCTCGGCCGCCATCTCGATGCGCTCGACGATGCCGAGAAGCTGGCCTATGCCGATGCCATCGACAGCGCGTTCCGCACCGGCGAGGCCGATACCGCGGACGTGATCGCGGCGATGCAGCAACTGGCGCCGGCCAAGGCCACGGCGGTGGCCACCGCGATGAACGACCGCATCGCCTGGATCTGGCGGGTGCTGGCGCGCGACGAGGCGCAGCGCGCCATGCTGCGCCAGGCCACCGACGCCGCGTTCGGCGCACGCCTGCAGGCGCTGGGCGATCGGCGCCGCGCCGGCGACAGCGACGACGACGTGGCGCTGCGCTCCGACCTGGCCGAGCTGCTCGGGGTGACCATGGGCGTGCCGGCGGTGCGGCAGGCGCTGCTGGCCCAGGGCGATGCGGTGCTGGCCGGCAAGGGCGGTGCGCTGGATTTCGCCGCCGCCAACCCGGATCTGCTTGGCGCAGCGCTGACGGTGGCGGTGCAGGCGCGCGGCGCGCCCGCGGTGGACGCATTGATCGCGGCCTTGCGCGGTCACGGCGAACCGGCCCAGCGCAACGCGATGATCGAAGCGCTCGGCGCCGTGCAGGATCCGCAGCAGGTGCAGAAGGTGCGCGATTTCGCCCTGACCGATGCGATCAAGGTCGGCGAGATGAACAGCCTGCTGATGGGCGCGCATGCCGAGCCGGCCACGCACGCCTCGATGTGGCCCTGGTACACCGCGCACTTCGATCGCATCGTGGCGCGCTCCGGTTCCTTCGACGGCGGTCGCTTGCCGGCCCTGGCGGCCAGCGGTGGCTGCGATGCCGCCGAAGCGGACCGGCTGGAGGCGTTCTTCACGCCGCGCCTGAAGGCACTCAGCGGCGCCGACCGCGGCCTTGCGCAGACCGCCGAGACGATTCGCCTGTGCAGTGCGCTGCAGGCGCGACAGCGCGCCGCTTTTTCGCCGCACTGA
- a CDS encoding efflux RND transporter periplasmic adaptor subunit produces MPHRPRAGVRLVCLLLSSLALVLAGCGKAPAPAAASAAIPVTLQTVQPREWNDSLAALGTVKARESVTLTAKVSEIVERVHFESGQEVAAGAPLVTLRGQGQQAALREAEATYTEAEQLYRRQSELVGRQLVSRAQLDTQRALRDAAQARVLQMRAEIGDRSVRAPFAGVLGLRQVSPGALLTPDATIATLDDVAQVYVDFQVPEAALSTVKAGDAVGGRSVAYPGRAFDGKVATVDARVDSATRAVTVRAAFDNADRALRPGMLMDVRLYRPARQALVIPEIAVVQVGRDAFVYRVGVDATVARADVRTGARRDGLVEIVDGLQPGQRIVVEGTGKLRPGVAVVDAAAGVNGGGARSGSAAADLAR; encoded by the coding sequence ATGCCGCACCGACCACGCGCCGGCGTCCGCCTGGTGTGCCTTCTGTTGTCCTCGCTCGCGCTCGTGCTCGCCGGTTGCGGCAAGGCCCCGGCGCCGGCCGCGGCCAGTGCCGCGATTCCGGTGACGCTGCAGACGGTGCAGCCGCGTGAGTGGAACGACAGCCTGGCCGCGCTGGGCACGGTCAAGGCCCGCGAGTCGGTGACGCTGACCGCCAAAGTCAGCGAGATCGTGGAGCGCGTGCATTTCGAGAGTGGCCAGGAAGTGGCGGCCGGCGCGCCGCTGGTGACGCTGCGCGGGCAGGGTCAGCAGGCGGCGTTGCGCGAGGCCGAGGCCACCTACACCGAGGCCGAGCAACTGTATCGGCGGCAGAGCGAACTGGTCGGGCGGCAACTGGTGTCGCGCGCGCAACTGGACACGCAACGCGCGCTGCGCGATGCCGCGCAGGCGCGGGTGCTGCAGATGCGCGCGGAGATCGGCGACCGCAGCGTGCGCGCGCCGTTCGCCGGCGTGCTCGGCCTGCGCCAGGTCAGCCCCGGCGCGCTGCTGACGCCCGACGCGACCATCGCCACGCTCGACGACGTGGCCCAGGTCTACGTGGATTTCCAGGTGCCGGAGGCGGCGCTGTCGACGGTGAAGGCGGGCGATGCCGTCGGCGGCCGCAGCGTGGCCTATCCGGGGCGCGCCTTCGACGGCAAGGTCGCCACCGTGGACGCGCGCGTGGATAGCGCCACCCGCGCGGTCACCGTGCGTGCCGCGTTCGACAATGCCGACCGCGCGCTGCGCCCGGGCATGCTGATGGACGTGCGCCTGTATCGGCCCGCCCGGCAGGCGCTGGTGATCCCGGAGATCGCGGTGGTGCAGGTGGGGCGCGACGCTTTCGTCTATCGCGTCGGCGTCGACGCCACCGTGGCGCGCGCCGACGTGCGCACCGGTGCGCGCCGCGACGGCCTGGTCGAGATCGTCGACGGCCTGCAGCCCGGCCAGCGCATCGTGGTCGAGGGCACCGGCAAGCTGCGTCCGGGCGTGGCCGTGGTCGATGCCGCCGCCGGCGTGAACGGCGGCGGCGCGCGCAGCGGCAGCGCCGCGGCGGACCTGGCGCGATGA